The Symbiobacterium terraclitae region CGTGGACCACATCAAGCGGGGCATCGACCTGGCGGCGGCCGTGGGCGCGAAGTTCATCTACTGGCCGGGCAACGAGGGCTACAACTACCCGTTCCAGCGCGACTACGCCACCACCTGGCGCCACTTCCTCGCGGGCATCCAGGAGTGCGTCGAGCACGCCAACGCGCGGAAGGTGACGTTCCTCCTGGAGCACAAGAACTCCGAGCCGGCCATGAAGATCCTGATGCGCAACATCGGCATGGTACTCTACATCATCAAGAAGCTCAAGGAGATGGGGACCGACACCAGCTATCTGAAGGTGAACATGGACTGGCAGCACCTGATCATGAACGGCGAGAACCTCGCCGAGTACGGCGCCCTGCTCATGTCCGAGGGCCTGATGGGCCACCACCATGCCAACTCGGGCTGGGGCTCCTTCGACGACGACAACATCGTGGGCACCCAGTTCATCGAGCAGCAGATCGACCTGCTGCGCGAGCTCCTCAAGGGCGGCTACGGCCAGAACGGCGAGCGCATCGGATTCGACCTCTTCCCCTACACGGAGGACCCGGTCGCTGCGGTGCGGGCCTCGGTGATGAACCTGGAGTTCATGCTGGAGGTGGCCCGGCGCATCGACGATGCCGAGCTCGAGGCGGCCAAGGCCAGGGCGGACGCCGTGGGGGCTTACCGGGCTGTCTGGCGGGCGCTCGGCCTCACCGAGGAGTTCGAGCGGCAGGTCTACGCCAAGTACAGCAAGCGCTAAGCGGCCATGCAGGAGATCTACATCGGCATCGACATCGGGACCGGCGGGGCACGGGTCCTGGCGGTGGACCGGGCCGGCAGGGTAGTCGCCCAGGCCACGCAGGAGTACCCGCTGCTGACCCCGCGTCCTGGCTGGACCGAGCAGGACCCGGCAGACTGGTGGGCGGCGACGGCGGCCTGCCTGCGCCGGGTTACCG contains the following coding sequences:
- a CDS encoding sugar phosphate isomerase/epimerase family protein, which produces MSDRWKTSLGIWAFGPTATRFMPGGYHPEAAAQDTVEKVKRAVDGLGPLIDGYEFHYETEIDERNAPRIQEVLGKDHDIYTICYGLVPNPRFQLGALCNPDAALRREAVDHIKRGIDLAAAVGAKFIYWPGNEGYNYPFQRDYATTWRHFLAGIQECVEHANARKVTFLLEHKNSEPAMKILMRNIGMVLYIIKKLKEMGTDTSYLKVNMDWQHLIMNGENLAEYGALLMSEGLMGHHHANSGWGSFDDDNIVGTQFIEQQIDLLRELLKGGYGQNGERIGFDLFPYTEDPVAAVRASVMNLEFMLEVARRIDDAELEAAKARADAVGAYRAVWRALGLTEEFERQVYAKYSKR